From the Streptococcus oralis ATCC 35037 genome, one window contains:
- a CDS encoding cell division protein FtsQ/DivIB, whose product MSKDKKKESNQKQELSEWQKRNQEYLKKKAEEEAALAEEKEKEKQARKEANSKLLEESKKSSSESDEEVSSPSKEPSEKEEKSQKDNPKVKEEKEKKKKEKPEKPEKPAKPKIAPVHIWRAVSILVPSVLVLLLSVYLLTPLSTIKNIEIKGNSNTQADDIKQASGIQDSDYTLALLLDKETYAERIKSNHWIESAKIDYQFPTNFTIEVKEFDIVGYYVSGEEHYPILSSGTVESTPVDRLNLPETYLTVTFNDEQQVKELIKGLSTISEDIKSQIQKIELAPSKATADLLKITMLDTDEILVPLSELSKKLPYYSKIKPQLSEPSVVDMEAGVYSYTIADKLIEEAEEKAKQEAKEAEKKKQEEEKKKQEEQGNQNQTSQQSQSR is encoded by the coding sequence ATGTCAAAGGATAAGAAAAAAGAATCAAACCAGAAGCAAGAATTGTCTGAATGGCAGAAACGAAACCAGGAATACCTGAAGAAGAAGGCTGAGGAAGAAGCTGCCCTTGCTGAAGAGAAGGAAAAGGAAAAACAAGCTCGAAAAGAAGCCAACTCGAAACTATTGGAGGAATCCAAGAAATCATCGAGTGAGTCAGATGAGGAAGTCTCAAGTCCGAGCAAGGAACCATCCGAAAAAGAAGAAAAATCTCAAAAGGATAATCCTAAGGTCAAAGAAGAAAAAGAGAAGAAGAAAAAAGAAAAACCAGAGAAACCAGAAAAACCTGCTAAGCCTAAAATTGCGCCTGTTCATATTTGGCGAGCTGTGAGTATCTTGGTACCGAGTGTCCTGGTCCTCCTTCTTTCAGTCTATCTGTTGACTCCGCTTTCGACCATCAAAAATATCGAGATTAAGGGAAATAGTAACACGCAGGCGGATGACATCAAACAGGCTTCTGGAATTCAAGATAGCGACTATACCTTAGCTCTATTGTTGGATAAGGAAACATACGCTGAGCGAATCAAGTCCAACCATTGGATAGAATCAGCGAAGATTGACTATCAATTTCCGACTAACTTTACAATTGAGGTTAAGGAATTTGATATTGTCGGTTATTATGTGTCTGGTGAAGAACATTATCCTATTCTGTCTAGTGGTACAGTAGAGTCAACTCCTGTTGATCGCTTAAACTTGCCTGAGACTTATCTGACAGTTACCTTTAACGATGAGCAGCAGGTGAAAGAACTGATCAAAGGATTGTCTACCATCAGTGAGGATATCAAGAGCCAAATCCAGAAAATCGAATTAGCGCCGAGCAAGGCAACAGCAGATCTTTTAAAAATTACCATGCTGGATACAGATGAGATTTTGGTTCCCCTATCAGAATTGAGCAAGAAATTGCCTTATTACAGCAAAATCAAGCCCCAATTGTCAGAGCCGAGTGTAGTCGATATGGAAGCTGGAGTATACAGCTACACGATAGCGGATAAACTGATAGAAGAGGCTGAGGAAAAAGCCAAACAAGAGGCCAAGGAAGCTGAGAAGAAAAAACAGGAAGAAGAAAAGAAAAAACAAGAAGAACAGGGAAATCAAAACCAAACGAGCCAGCAATCACAGAGTCGTTAG
- the pyrF gene encoding orotidine-5'-phosphate decarboxylase, which yields MREHRPVIALDFPSFEAVKEFLSLFPAEDSLYLKVGMELYYAEGPEVVRYLKSLGHSVFLDLKLHDIPNTVKSAMRVLSQLGVDMTNVHAAGGVEMMKAAREGLGTQAKLIAVTQLTSTSESQMQDFQNIQTSLQESVIHYAKKTAEAGLDGVVCSAQEVQLIKQATNPDFICLTPGIRPAGAAVGDQKRVMTPADAYQIGSDYIVVGRPITQAEDPVAAYHAIKDEWNQDRN from the coding sequence ATGCGTGAACATCGTCCAGTTATTGCTCTTGATTTTCCTAGTTTTGAGGCAGTCAAGGAATTTTTATCTCTTTTCCCAGCAGAAGACAGTCTTTATCTAAAAGTAGGGATGGAGCTTTATTATGCGGAAGGTCCAGAAGTTGTCCGTTATTTGAAGTCACTGGGGCATAGTGTCTTTCTGGACCTCAAGCTACATGACATTCCCAATACAGTCAAATCTGCTATGAGGGTCTTGTCTCAGCTTGGTGTAGACATGACTAACGTTCATGCAGCTGGTGGTGTGGAGATGATGAAGGCTGCGCGTGAAGGTCTGGGGACACAAGCCAAATTGATCGCTGTGACCCAGCTTACCTCAACGTCGGAAAGCCAGATGCAGGATTTTCAAAATATCCAAACCAGCCTGCAAGAGTCTGTGATTCACTATGCCAAGAAGACAGCTGAAGCGGGCTTAGATGGTGTCGTTTGCTCAGCTCAGGAAGTGCAACTCATCAAGCAGGCCACCAATCCAGATTTTATCTGCCTGACACCGGGAATTCGTCCAGCGGGCGCTGCGGTTGGAGACCAAAAACGCGTCATGACACCAGCGGACGCCTACCAAATCGGTAGTGACTATATCGTAGTGGGACGTCCTATTACCCAAGCTGAGGATCCTGTTGCAGCTTATCATGCTATCAAGGATGAATGGAACCAAGACAGAAATTAA
- the pyrE gene encoding orotate phosphoribosyltransferase, translated as MTLAKDIASHLLKIQAVYLKPEEPFTWASGIKSPIYTDNRVTLAYPETRTLIENGFVEAIKAEFPEVEVIAGTATAGIPHGAIIADKMNLPFAYIRSKPKDHGAGNQIEGRVAQGQKMVVVEDLISTGGSVLEAVAAAKREGADVLGVVAIFSYQLPKADKNFSDASVKLVTLSNYSELIHLAQEEGYITPEGLDLLKRFKEDQENWQNA; from the coding sequence ATGACACTTGCTAAAGATATCGCTAGCCACCTCTTGAAAATCCAAGCCGTTTACCTCAAACCAGAGGAGCCTTTTACTTGGGCATCTGGGATCAAATCGCCGATTTATACTGACAACCGTGTGACGCTTGCCTATCCAGAAACTCGTACCTTGATTGAAAATGGTTTTGTGGAAGCTATTAAAGCAGAATTTCCAGAAGTAGAAGTGATTGCAGGAACTGCGACAGCAGGAATTCCACACGGAGCTATCATTGCTGACAAGATGAACTTGCCTTTTGCCTATATCCGCAGCAAACCAAAAGACCACGGAGCTGGTAATCAAATCGAAGGTCGCGTAGCTCAGGGGCAAAAGATGGTTGTTGTTGAAGACCTCATTTCAACTGGTGGGTCTGTTCTTGAAGCCGTAGCAGCTGCTAAACGCGAAGGGGCAGATGTTCTTGGTGTCGTAGCGATTTTTAGTTATCAACTACCAAAAGCAGATAAGAACTTTTCGGATGCTAGTGTAAAATTGGTGACGCTTTCTAACTACAGTGAACTCATCCACCTAGCCCAAGAAGAAGGTTACATCACACCAGAAGGGCTCGACCTCCTAAAACGCTTTAAAGAAGACCAAGAAAATTGGCAAAATGCCTAA
- a CDS encoding cysteine ABC transporter substrate-binding protein codes for MKLLKPILTVFALAFALIFVTACSSGGSSDASSGKKTAKARTIDEIKKSGELRIAVFGDKKPFGYIDNDGSYQGYDIELGNQLAQDLGVKVKYVSVDAANRAEYLISNKVDITLANFTVTDERKKQVDFALPYMKVSLGVVSPKDKVIKDVKELEGKTLIVTKGTTAETYFEKNHPEVKLQKYDQYSDAYQALLDGRGDAFSTDNTEVLAWALENKGFEVGISSLGDPDTIAPAVQKGNQELLDYINQEIEKLGKENFFHKAYEKTLHPTYGDAAKADDLVVEGGKVD; via the coding sequence ATGAAACTACTCAAACCAATTCTAACTGTTTTTGCTCTAGCATTTGCGCTTATCTTTGTCACAGCTTGTAGCTCAGGTGGAAGCTCTGATGCTTCATCAGGAAAAAAAACCGCCAAGGCCCGCACTATTGACGAAATCAAAAAAAGCGGTGAGCTTCGAATCGCCGTATTTGGAGACAAAAAACCGTTTGGTTATATTGACAACGACGGTTCTTACCAAGGATACGATATTGAACTTGGGAACCAACTGGCACAAGACCTTGGTGTGAAAGTTAAATACGTTTCCGTTGATGCTGCCAACCGTGCTGAATACTTGATTTCAAACAAGGTGGATATCACCCTTGCCAACTTCACAGTTACTGACGAACGTAAGAAACAAGTTGACTTTGCCCTTCCTTACATGAAAGTATCACTCGGTGTTGTGTCACCAAAAGATAAAGTCATCAAAGACGTTAAAGAATTAGAAGGCAAAACTTTGATTGTTACAAAGGGAACGACTGCTGAAACTTACTTTGAAAAAAATCACCCAGAAGTAAAACTCCAAAAATACGACCAATATAGCGATGCCTATCAAGCCCTTCTTGACGGACGTGGAGATGCCTTCTCTACTGACAATACGGAAGTCCTAGCTTGGGCACTCGAAAATAAAGGATTTGAAGTAGGAATTTCTTCCCTCGGTGACCCAGATACCATCGCACCAGCAGTTCAAAAGGGTAATCAAGAACTTCTTGACTACATCAACCAAGAAATCGAAAAACTTGGTAAAGAAAACTTCTTCCACAAGGCTTATGAAAAGACACTTCACCCAACCTACGGTGACGCTGCTAAAGCAGATGATCTAGTTGTTGAAGGTGGAAAAGTCGACTAA
- a CDS encoding amino acid ABC transporter ATP-binding protein: MSETILEIKDLKKSFGDNPILQGLSLDIKKGEVVVILGPSGCGKSTLLRCLNGLETIQGGDILLDGQSIVGNQKNFHLVRQKIGMVFQSYELFPHLDVLQNLILGPIKAQGRDKKEVTEEALQLLERVGLLDKKDSFARQLSGGQKQRVAIVRALLMHPEIILFDEVTASLDPEMVREVLELINDLAQEGRTMILVTHEMQFAQAIADRIIFLDQGKIAEEGTAQEFFTNPQTKRAQEFLNVFDFSQFGSYL; this comes from the coding sequence ATGTCTGAAACTATTTTAGAAATCAAGGACTTAAAAAAATCCTTTGGAGACAATCCCATCCTCCAAGGCCTTTCTCTGGATATCAAAAAGGGGGAAGTCGTTGTCATTCTAGGACCATCTGGTTGCGGAAAAAGCACTCTCCTTCGTTGCCTCAATGGCTTAGAAACCATACAAGGTGGAGATATTCTTCTAGATGGCCAGTCTATTGTTGGCAATCAGAAAAACTTTCACCTGGTTCGCCAAAAGATTGGCATGGTCTTTCAAAGTTATGAACTTTTTCCTCACCTAGATGTCCTTCAAAACCTCATCCTAGGCCCTATCAAAGCTCAGGGACGAGACAAGAAAGAAGTAACGGAGGAAGCTTTACAACTACTGGAACGTGTGGGTTTGCTCGATAAAAAAGACAGTTTTGCTCGCCAATTATCTGGGGGACAGAAACAACGAGTGGCGATTGTCCGTGCCCTTCTCATGCATCCAGAAATTATCCTCTTTGACGAAGTGACGGCTTCACTGGATCCAGAAATGGTGCGTGAAGTTCTGGAACTCATAAATGACTTGGCTCAAGAAGGGCGCACCATGATTCTGGTAACCCACGAAATGCAGTTTGCCCAAGCTATTGCAGACCGCATTATCTTTCTCGACCAAGGGAAAATCGCTGAAGAAGGAACGGCTCAGGAATTCTTCACCAATCCACAAACCAAACGAGCACAGGAATTTTTAAACGTCTTTGACTTTAGCCAGTTCGGCTCATATCTATAA
- a CDS encoding amino acid ABC transporter permease — MQDSGMQVLFQGNNLLRILQGLGVTIGISILSVLLSMIFGTVMGIIMTSHSRVIRFLTRFYLEFIRIMPQLVLLFIVYFGLARNFNINISGETSAIIVFTLWGTAEMGDLVRGAITSLPKHQFESGQALGLTNFQLYYHIIIPQVLRRLLPQAINLVTRMIKTTSLVVLIGVVEVTKVGQQIIDSNRLTIPTASFWIYGTILVLYFAVCFPISKLSTHLEKHWRN, encoded by the coding sequence ATGCAGGATTCGGGAATGCAAGTACTCTTTCAGGGAAATAATCTCCTGCGAATCTTACAGGGATTGGGTGTCACGATTGGAATTTCCATTCTCTCCGTCCTTCTATCAATGATTTTCGGAACAGTCATGGGAATCATCATGACCTCCCATTCTAGAGTTATTCGTTTTTTAACACGCTTTTATCTGGAATTTATCCGTATCATGCCCCAGCTAGTACTACTTTTCATCGTTTATTTCGGCTTAGCTCGAAACTTTAATATCAATATCTCAGGCGAGACTTCGGCTATTATTGTTTTTACCCTCTGGGGAACAGCTGAAATGGGGGACTTGGTTCGTGGGGCCATTACTTCCCTCCCTAAACATCAGTTTGAAAGCGGACAGGCTCTGGGCTTGACCAACTTCCAACTTTACTATCACATTATCATTCCACAGGTCTTGAGAAGACTACTACCGCAAGCCATCAACCTTGTTACTCGGATGATTAAAACCACTTCATTAGTTGTCTTGATTGGGGTTGTGGAAGTGACCAAGGTTGGACAACAAATCATCGATAGCAATCGCTTGACCATCCCAACCGCTTCCTTTTGGATTTATGGAACCATTCTGGTCCTGTATTTCGCAGTCTGTTTTCCTATTTCCAAACTATCCACTCACTTAGAAAAACATTGGAGGAACTAA
- a CDS encoding amino acid ABC transporter permease, with protein MDWSIVEQYLPLYQKAFFLTLHIAVWGILGSFLVGLIVSVIRHYRVPIFSQLATAYIELSRNTPLLIQLFFLYFGLPRIGIVLSSEVCATVGLIFLGGSYMAESFRSGLEAVSQTQHEIGLAIGLTSVQVFRYVVFPQATAVALPSFSANVIFLIKETSVFSAVALADLMYVAKDLIGLYYETDIALAMLVVAYLIMLLPISLVFSWIERRLRHAGFGNASTLSGK; from the coding sequence TTGGATTGGTCCATTGTTGAACAATATTTACCACTCTATCAAAAGGCTTTTTTTCTGACCCTACATATCGCAGTTTGGGGAATTCTGGGTTCTTTTCTTGTTGGTCTAATCGTTAGTGTCATTCGGCATTATCGCGTTCCTATCTTTTCACAGCTAGCAACAGCCTACATCGAATTGTCACGAAACACGCCCCTTTTGATTCAGCTCTTCTTCCTCTACTTCGGGCTTCCCCGAATAGGGATTGTTCTTTCTTCAGAAGTCTGTGCAACAGTCGGACTCATCTTTTTAGGTGGCTCCTACATGGCTGAATCTTTCAGAAGCGGACTGGAAGCAGTCAGTCAAACCCAGCACGAGATTGGTCTAGCCATTGGTCTAACGTCTGTACAGGTCTTTCGCTATGTGGTTTTTCCGCAAGCGACTGCGGTAGCCCTACCGTCCTTTAGTGCCAATGTCATTTTCCTCATCAAAGAAACCTCTGTCTTCTCTGCGGTAGCCTTAGCCGATCTCATGTATGTCGCCAAGGACTTGATTGGACTCTATTATGAGACAGACATTGCACTAGCCATGTTGGTAGTTGCTTACCTGATCATGCTGTTACCCATCTCTCTAGTCTTTAGCTGGATAGAAAGGAGGCTCCGCCATGCAGGATTCGGGAATGCAAGTACTCTTTCAGGGAAATAA
- the lctO gene encoding L-lactate oxidase → MSYKTSNAEGPVDFINTYDLEPMAQQVIPKAAFGYIASGAEDTFTLRENIRAFNHKLIVPHTLCDVENPSTEIEFAGEKLSSPIIMAPVAAHKLANEQGEVATARGVHEFGSLYTTSSYSTVDLPEITEALQGTPHWFQFYFSKDDGINRHIMDRVKAEGYKAIVLTADATVGGNREVDKRNGFVFPVGMPIVEEYLPEGAGKSMDFVYKSAKQRLSPRDVEFIAAYSGLPVYVKGPQCREDVERSLAAGASGIWVTNHGGRQIDGGPASFDSLQEVAEAVDKRVPIVFDSGVRRGQHVFKALASGADLVAIGRPVIYGLALGGSVGVRQVFEHLNAELKTVMQLSGTQTIEDVKHFKLRHNPYNPTFPVDPRDLKLY, encoded by the coding sequence ATGTCATATAAAACAAGCAACGCAGAAGGACCTGTAGATTTTATTAACACTTATGATTTGGAGCCAATGGCGCAACAAGTCATTCCTAAAGCTGCCTTTGGTTATATCGCTAGCGGAGCAGAGGATACTTTCACTTTACGCGAGAACATCCGTGCCTTTAACCACAAACTGATTGTTCCACATACGCTTTGTGATGTTGAAAATCCAAGTACAGAGATTGAATTTGCAGGTGAAAAATTATCTTCACCCATCATTATGGCGCCTGTTGCGGCTCATAAATTGGCAAATGAACAAGGTGAAGTGGCTACTGCGCGTGGTGTGCATGAGTTTGGTTCTCTTTACACAACTAGCTCTTACTCTACTGTAGATCTTCCAGAAATTACAGAAGCTCTTCAAGGGACACCTCACTGGTTCCAATTTTACTTTAGTAAGGATGACGGAATCAACCGCCATATCATGGACCGTGTGAAGGCTGAAGGTTATAAAGCGATTGTCTTGACGGCGGATGCAACTGTAGGGGGCAATCGTGAGGTTGATAAGCGCAATGGTTTTGTCTTCCCAGTTGGTATGCCAATTGTTGAGGAATATCTGCCAGAAGGTGCTGGAAAATCAATGGACTTTGTTTACAAGTCAGCTAAACAACGCTTGTCTCCACGCGATGTCGAATTTATCGCTGCATACTCAGGTCTTCCTGTTTATGTCAAGGGGCCACAATGCCGTGAGGACGTTGAACGCTCTCTTGCCGCAGGTGCTTCTGGTATCTGGGTAACCAACCACGGTGGCCGCCAAATCGACGGTGGACCAGCATCCTTTGACTCGCTTCAAGAAGTGGCTGAAGCAGTTGATAAACGTGTGCCAATTGTCTTTGACTCTGGTGTTCGTCGCGGTCAACACGTCTTTAAAGCCTTGGCTTCAGGAGCAGACTTGGTAGCTATTGGTCGCCCTGTGATCTATGGTTTGGCTCTTGGTGGTAGTGTTGGTGTGCGTCAAGTCTTCGAGCACTTAAATGCAGAATTGAAGACAGTCATGCAGTTATCTGGAACTCAGACTATTGAGGATGTCAAACACTTCAAACTCCGTCATAACCCATACAACCCAACCTTCCCAGTCGATCCTCGTGATTTGAAATTGTATTGA
- a CDS encoding ECF transporter S component encodes MLKKWQLKDVILLAFLSIFFGGVFVGSGYLFDILTLILAPLGLQAFANEILFGLWCMAAPIAAIFVPRVGSATIGEVLAALAEVLYGSQFGLGALLSGLVQGLGSEFGFLVTKNRYESWLSLTANSIGITLFSFVYEYIKLGYYAFSLPFVLSLLVVRFISVFFFCAILVRAIVKLYHQFASGGKA; translated from the coding sequence ATGTTGAAAAAATGGCAGTTAAAAGATGTTATCTTGCTTGCTTTCTTGTCTATCTTTTTTGGTGGCGTTTTTGTGGGTTCAGGCTATCTGTTTGATATCCTCACCCTGATCTTGGCCCCTCTTGGTTTGCAGGCCTTTGCCAATGAAATTCTCTTTGGTCTCTGGTGTATGGCTGCGCCCATTGCAGCTATCTTTGTTCCAAGAGTCGGAAGTGCAACGATTGGAGAAGTGTTAGCTGCACTTGCTGAAGTCCTTTATGGTAGCCAATTCGGTCTAGGTGCTCTTTTGTCCGGCTTGGTTCAAGGCTTGGGAAGTGAATTTGGTTTTCTCGTAACCAAGAATCGCTATGAAAGTTGGCTCTCTCTAACTGCCAATAGTATTGGGATTACGCTTTTTAGCTTTGTCTATGAATACATTAAGTTAGGTTACTACGCCTTTTCCCTTCCTTTTGTCCTTTCCTTGCTTGTGGTGCGTTTTATTTCTGTCTTTTTCTTCTGTGCCATCTTGGTTCGTGCCATTGTCAAGCTCTATCATCAGTTTGCATCTGGAGGTAAGGCATAG
- a CDS encoding ATP-binding cassette domain-containing protein: MGLELRGIQSPIFSEPIDFTFHAQAFTLLVGSSGSGKSSLFQIIAQVTSLPYSGQVLIDGNQVSQLSIVERVQTIGILFQNPNHQFTMENLFEELIFTLENIGHPVQEIDSKIAEVVQQCRCKAILHRPIHHLSGGEKQKAALAVLFAMNPRVYLLDEPFASIDRKSRLEILEILKELASDGKTVILCDHDLSDYEAYIDHMVELRDGQLREVFQIPCSEMTQVASKKVAPSPELFHMDRTTCELDHRPLFSISDFTFYQGISCILGDNGVGKSTLFRSILQFQKYKGRISWKGSVLKKKKSLYRDLTGVVQEAEKQFIRVSLREELQLDVPDTVRNQRILQALRYFDLEQALDKSPYQLSGGQQKILQLLTILTSKASVILLDEPFAGLDDRACHYFCQWIVEESNQGRSFLIISHRLDPLISVVDYWIEMTSEGLRHIKDVTISKPLTSRSINTQGEVK, translated from the coding sequence ATGGGGCTGGAACTACGGGGGATTCAGTCACCAATCTTTTCGGAACCGATTGATTTTACTTTTCATGCGCAAGCTTTTACCTTGTTAGTTGGGAGCAGTGGTTCAGGAAAATCCAGTCTCTTTCAAATCATTGCCCAGGTCACTTCCTTACCCTATAGTGGTCAAGTCCTGATAGATGGAAACCAGGTCAGTCAGCTTTCAATCGTTGAACGTGTTCAGACGATCGGCATTCTCTTTCAAAATCCCAATCATCAATTTACCATGGAGAACTTGTTTGAGGAGCTGATTTTTACCTTGGAAAATATTGGGCATCCCGTTCAGGAAATTGATTCTAAAATAGCAGAGGTGGTCCAGCAATGTCGCTGCAAGGCGATTTTGCACCGTCCCATTCATCACTTATCAGGTGGGGAAAAGCAAAAGGCTGCTTTGGCTGTTCTCTTTGCTATGAATCCTAGGGTCTATCTCTTGGATGAGCCCTTTGCTTCTATTGACCGCAAGAGCAGGCTGGAGATATTGGAGATTCTAAAAGAGTTGGCCTCTGATGGGAAGACAGTCATCCTGTGCGACCATGATTTATCAGACTATGAAGCCTATATCGACCATATGGTGGAGCTAAGAGACGGCCAGTTAAGGGAGGTGTTTCAAATCCCTTGCTCTGAGATGACACAGGTTGCTTCAAAGAAAGTTGCTCCTAGCCCAGAACTATTCCACATGGACAGAACGACTTGTGAGCTAGATCATCGCCCCCTCTTTTCCATTTCTGATTTTACATTCTACCAAGGAATTTCTTGTATCTTGGGTGATAATGGTGTCGGGAAATCAACCCTCTTTCGTTCCATTCTTCAATTTCAAAAGTATAAAGGGCGCATTAGTTGGAAGGGATCGGTTCTCAAAAAGAAAAAGAGTTTGTATCGTGACTTGACAGGTGTTGTTCAGGAAGCTGAGAAGCAGTTTATCCGAGTCAGTCTGCGAGAGGAACTGCAATTAGATGTTCCAGATACTGTGAGAAATCAGCGGATTCTCCAAGCATTACGATATTTTGATCTGGAGCAGGCGCTCGATAAGAGTCCCTATCAATTAAGTGGTGGACAGCAAAAGATTCTTCAGCTATTGACCATCTTGACCAGCAAGGCTTCTGTGATTTTGCTAGATGAACCTTTTGCTGGTTTGGATGATAGAGCTTGCCATTATTTTTGTCAGTGGATTGTGGAGGAGAGCAATCAAGGAAGAAGTTTTTTGATCATTAGCCATCGTTTAGATCCCTTGATCTCTGTGGTTGATTATTGGATCGAGATGACTAGTGAGGGTCTCCGTCATATTAAAGACGTGACAATCAGCAAACCACTCACATCTCGGAGTATCAATACTCAAGGGGAGGTGAAGTAG
- a CDS encoding energy-coupling factor transporter transmembrane component T has protein sequence MVKVATQTPIIGLFFLILSLETSFLPSIALNLSVVAFCILFMLYYRRFKMLAWMIVLAILPSLANYWAVQLHGDASQAVILGTRAFVTVCIGLVFVSSISLKELLLYLAQKGLSRSWAYALIVVFNAFPLIQQEIKSLKEACLLRGQKLHVWSPLIYSKVLMTVFRWRHLYLRALSAHGYDEHAQLENRYRTFYISKKTKLIYLLFFLLLQTSLFL, from the coding sequence ATGGTCAAAGTAGCAACCCAGACACCGATAATCGGTCTCTTCTTTCTAATTTTATCCTTGGAAACATCTTTCCTTCCTTCGATTGCTCTTAATCTTTCAGTAGTCGCATTTTGCATTCTCTTTATGCTCTATTATCGTCGATTTAAGATGTTGGCTTGGATGATTGTGCTCGCCATTTTGCCATCTTTGGCCAACTACTGGGCAGTTCAGTTGCATGGGGATGCTTCGCAGGCAGTGATACTTGGAACGAGGGCTTTTGTGACCGTTTGTATCGGCCTTGTCTTTGTTTCCAGCATTTCCTTAAAAGAGCTTCTCTTGTACTTGGCTCAAAAGGGGTTATCACGGTCTTGGGCCTATGCCTTGATTGTGGTATTCAATGCCTTTCCCCTCATTCAGCAGGAAATCAAGTCCCTCAAGGAAGCTTGCTTACTGCGTGGTCAAAAACTGCATGTTTGGTCGCCCTTGATTTACAGTAAGGTTTTGATGACGGTTTTTAGATGGCGCCATCTCTACTTGAGAGCTCTGTCTGCACATGGATATGACGAACATGCGCAGTTGGAGAATCGCTATCGGACTTTTTATATTTCTAAAAAAACAAAATTAATCTACCTGCTGTTCTTTTTATTACTTCAAACCAGTCTATTTTTATAA
- the tenA gene encoding thiaminase II: MDFTDIAMELSREAWQASFHHPFVLQLQEGNLEPSIFRYYLIQDAYYLKAFSEAYHLLADKTSNEEMKRLLKQNAQSLVEGELFIRQQFFKELGISDQEMDEQPIAPTCYHYISHIYRQFAEPNLGIAFASLLPCPWLYHDLGKALNRKPSPNPLYQQWIETYITDELEQQIKEEEELVNQLYQESDETDKQKMLEAFHRSVHMEAKFWEMAYQHQTWTSDLQSLEKEKK; encoded by the coding sequence ATGGATTTTACAGATATTGCGATGGAATTATCCAGGGAAGCTTGGCAGGCTTCCTTTCATCACCCATTTGTATTACAGTTACAAGAGGGGAATTTAGAACCTTCCATCTTTCGCTATTACCTGATTCAGGATGCCTACTATCTGAAGGCCTTCTCAGAAGCCTATCACCTCTTGGCTGATAAGACTTCAAACGAGGAGATGAAAAGACTCTTGAAACAAAATGCCCAGAGTCTAGTGGAGGGTGAGTTGTTTATCCGACAACAATTTTTCAAGGAATTAGGAATCAGCGACCAGGAAATGGACGAGCAACCGATTGCTCCAACCTGTTATCATTACATTTCGCATATTTATCGACAGTTTGCAGAACCAAACTTGGGCATTGCTTTTGCTAGTTTGCTCCCTTGTCCTTGGTTATACCATGATTTGGGCAAGGCACTTAATCGCAAACCATCCCCGAATCCTCTTTATCAACAGTGGATTGAAACCTATATCACCGATGAGTTAGAACAGCAGATTAAAGAGGAAGAAGAGCTGGTCAATCAACTCTATCAAGAAAGCGACGAGACAGACAAACAAAAAATGCTAGAGGCCTTTCACCGAAGTGTCCACATGGAAGCCAAGTTTTGGGAGATGGCTTACCAACATCAAACATGGACGAGTGATTTGCAGTCCTTAGAAAAAGAGAAGAAATAG
- the thiW gene encoding energy coupling factor transporter S component ThiW, whose translation MRKHQLQVHKLTILSMMIALDVVLTPIFRIEGMAPMSSVVNILAGILMGPVYALVMATVTAFIRMSTQGIPPLALTGATFGALLAGLFYKYGRKFYFSALGEILGTGVIGSIVSYPVMVLFTGSAAKLSWFIYTPRFFGATLIGTAIAFLAFRFLIKQEFFKKVQGYFFGERID comes from the coding sequence ATGAGAAAGCACCAACTACAAGTTCACAAATTAACTATTTTATCCATGATGATTGCCCTTGACGTAGTCCTTACACCCATCTTTCGAATTGAAGGAATGGCACCGATGTCTAGTGTAGTCAATATCCTAGCAGGAATTTTGATGGGGCCTGTTTATGCCTTGGTCATGGCTACAGTCACAGCATTTATCCGTATGTCAACTCAGGGGATTCCTCCTTTGGCCCTCACAGGAGCTACTTTCGGAGCCCTCCTAGCAGGTCTCTTTTATAAGTATGGTCGAAAATTTTACTTTTCTGCCCTAGGAGAAATCTTGGGAACAGGGGTTATCGGTTCCATTGTTTCCTATCCTGTTATGGTTCTCTTTACCGGATCTGCGGCCAAGCTCAGCTGGTTTATCTACACCCCTCGATTTTTCGGAGCAACCTTGATCGGTACAGCCATAGCCTTCCTTGCCTTTCGATTTTTAATCAAGCAGGAATTCTTTAAAAAAGTGCAGGGATATTTCTTTGGAGAAAGGATAGACTGA